GGTCAGCGCCTGGCCCTGGTAGAGCGCCTGGGCGCAGACCTCGCCCGTGTGGTTGATGCGCATGAGTCCGGCGACGTGGCGTGCCTCATCGGCATCCATATCCGACTCGGGCAGCCCTTCGGCCGGAGACGCACGGTATGGCTGGCCGGTGAAGGGGAGCAGGGTACGCAGCGCGGCATCGGCCTGCAGCAGCAGGCGGTCGGCGGGGGAGTAGGAACGTTCGCTGGTCATGCGGCACCTCCGGGAAATTTCGCCGGGCATTCTACCCCAAGGGGGTGACAGAGGCTTGACTGGCGTCAGGCCCCGTCGGCAGGCCGGGTGTCAGCCCGGAGGCCAGTGCAGCTGGCGTTGCCCCAGCACGTGCATATGGATGTGGAAGACCGTCTGGCCGCCCAGTTCGTTGCAGTTCATCACCAGCCGGAAGCCCTCGTCGCAGCCCAGTTCGGCCGCGAGGCGCTGAGCGGTGTAGGCGATGTGGCCCACCAGCGTGCGGTCGTCCTCGGTGAGGTCGGTGAGTCTGGAGATGTGTTGCCTGGGGATCACCAGGAAATGCACGGGGGCCTGGGGTGCGACATCGTGGAAGGCGACGACGCGGTCGTCCTCGTAGA
This genomic window from Pseudomonas furukawaii contains:
- a CDS encoding histidine triad nucleotide-binding protein, with product MDCLFCKIAAGDIPSRKIYEDDRVVAFHDVAPQAPVHFLVIPRQHISRLTDLTEDDRTLVGHIAYTAQRLAAELGCDEGFRLVMNCNELGGQTVFHIHMHVLGQRQLHWPPG